The window TTGAGGTTCCGGCACTACTATTTTATTTAGATCTCTAAAATCTATACATAGAcggctttttttttcttcgtctCGTTTGTAGGCCAATGTAACTGGGGCTGCAAATGGGCTATAGGAttcttctattaattttttttctaatagtcTTGCTATTTGttgttcaatttcttttttatctgCAATAGTGCACCTATACGGTCTTTTGCTGCAGTATTTGTCTATTTGTAGATCAATCCTTGCTTCATACTTTTTCACCGTTCCAACGTCAAACTTATCTTTTGCGaatattgatgaatatttatttattaaattctgtatttcgatttttctttcAGTATTGCAAtcatttgttataacttcaaaattattaattgtaatatcttcattaaaatttatttgtaaatctaaattattttcttttttttctatagatTGTATAggtttatttctaattttgccCTTACCCTCTGTAGTGGGAATTGTAGGCTCTGTTTTTGTATAAGGTTTATTTGAGCTATTTTGCTCAATTTTAAGTTTGtcattttgacataaattaaatttttttataaggtctAGACCAATCAAGAAATCATGATTGAaatcattattatcaataacacaTACCATAACTTCTTCttcaatatttatgattttgacctttatttttataatacctcTTGTTGCTTTCACACCATTAATCGATTTTAAGAATACGTTGTCTTTTACACTGGATTTAATCATTTGTagattaagtaattttatgtttattaatgaTACAGTGGAACCTGTATCATAAATTGCCTGAACTTCCagtgtattatttaatttaattttaattgagattAATGGTGTgctgattagttttttttttcttgaaattcaaCCACGTCTAGTAAAGATGTGTTTTCCAATTTGTGTTCATCTCTATTGAACCAACATTTATTTTCTGGATGGAATCTATTCCCCTTTCCATTATCTTTGCATATTTTGCACGGTACTTTTTTTTGATTATCATACGTGCTTGgtattttatttgtagttttCTTCAAAACACAGTGTTCTAATTTTCCTAATTCGTTGCACAATTCTTCGGTAGATTCAATAGTTTCTCTATCAATTTTGTCAGCAATGAAATTAGGTAAGCCAATGgctattaaatcaattaatgtACCTATGTCAATATCTTTTCTAacttctaataataatttttctttttttattgcgtAATCCACCAAATTTcctatttgatatttatagtgGAAAGCAAATCTTATTGGGGACCAGCCCTTGTTGGCAAATGTTtcacaaaaattctttttccaGTCATTCCATTCTGCATCTGTGGGTAATTTTAACATCGTATTGCTATACCAATTTAAGTATGGTTTGtcgaggaaaaattttaatgcgtCAATTTTTTTCCGATCCTGTTCAATTTCGAATTTTGCACATTCTTTCTCAAACTCATTTATCCACTGATTAGCGTTGGTAGTTTTACTATTGAATTTTTCTACagtaaattctttaattattgacgacacttttttttcttcggatttttgtgtattttcaaaaattttttctaataatgcagataatgaatcattttgaaccattggATTTTCATTTAATGTATTTACCTCTTCTAGATACTGATCATTGAATTGTAAATTTCCGTCTTCATCAAAATACTGATCTTTCATTTCTTTTGTTAACGTAATCCATATATTTCGTGTTTGATGTCTtttcttcaaacttttttttattttaacaaaatttgatgtTGCTACAAGCAATTCATGCTTATAAACATCTGATTCTTCCTCAGGTATGTAGTATTTCTTGTTATCTTGAGTGCTAATTGAGGTTATGGCCAACACGTTTGACTTTCCACCTTCAGCCGCAACTACTTTGAattcaaattgtaatttttccattttctcatAAACGAGAATGTAGTTTTATAATGTTATcaatttggtaaataaaataacgaataAACATGAAACAGTTTTCTCtgtaataaacaaagttttttattttatttaaaattcataattacaggttaattaataatttaataataaattacaataccTGTAATAAACAAAGAAACTACATTCAATGTTTGTTGCACACAAATTATAtccaaattgattattttatttatcactaatataattatattatttcatttcatataatttcatttatcactaATCTGTATTGATCACCATATTCTTTATAtctgtcattttaaaataattcctaATTTATCGGCCTTATCAACGCGGTAAATTCGATATAGATATAAGAAAGTAAactttcttatatatatatatatatatatatatatatatatatatatatatatatatatatatatatatatttatacatatttatacatatttatacatatttattaataatgtttattgttttttaaaaagcaataatattcattaataatattgtatttattttatattattaaacacatcaaacattaacatcggttttcacttagggcttaggatcgactgactcgtgtgcaacggctgttcacacgaaacccttctccacgtcagtcctccagggcctcgctgccaacgcctatagattaatatttaatgggtcgctacgtcctacaagatgagaagtgcatacctcgttatcatacaattaacaatatacagaaaccttgttacgacttttacttcctctaaatgatcaagtttggtcatcttcccagcaacatcggcaatatcagaaatattgccgagtaccagtccgaagacatcactaaatcattcaatcggtagtagcgacgggcggtgtgtacaaagggcagggacgtaatcaacgcgagcttatgactcgcgcttactgagaattcctcgttcatggggaacaattgcaagccccaatccctagcacgaaggaggttcagcgggttacccggacctttcggcctgggaggacacgctgattccttcagtgtagcgcgcgtgcggcccagaacatctaagggcatcacagtatttcttttaacacataattactattatatattttgatacacTTACACCATCCATTATATATCTCAAAGACAGTAAACTcgttgcttcaaactcaaattattattactgacatacacttctattatatatattaaagatataaaacccgttgcttcaaactcaaattattacaaCTGACATACCCTTCTATTATATATCTCAAAGatataaaacccgttgcttcaaactcaaattattattactgacatatactatactatatatatctcaaagacataaaactattttaatatctaaaaataaaatttatatctaaaaataaaatttaaatacatttatatagcttatatagctaaaatacattttattcacaGTTTCAAACTCATATTATCATTTTACTACCGATAACCATACTCTATACAACATATGACATATATagaatatattcaatttattataaataatactattaaaaatcacaataaatatatgtataaaatctaTTAAGACACTCTATTCGTATGGTACAGTAATAATATGTGtcactatatacatataaattataagtcATAACTTGTGATATTAATAGTACACCATCATATATATAGTTCTTAAAGAGAAATAATTCCTTGTTTCAAACTCAAAAATGTAAGTTGTGTTTAAATGACTTAAAAtgtcatgaaacgtaaagatatattgaaatttttgaaaaaaaattttttgaaaaaaatttttttcagccaaaaatgttcgattttgaacaaaaaaaatgaaaaattatctaaaatggaaaattaaaacataaattttcatccTAATACGAGGTTCTATATcgtatttttcctgtttttagATAAtacatattagaaaatttaatacgaAAATTCTTCGCTTATGTTttctattgtaaaattaatagatatcaaaaattaatcaatgcTGATTGATTTGTAGAAACtataatgacaaaaattttttgttaattaggCAAAATGtcaagaattattaattaaacattaataatatgcAGATTTTATACTCACATGCCTTCAAAAATCATCCAAACCGTAACTAAAGttacaatttttaacttatatttgaatttatttttaataatttaaaaattattaaaaattttagtagaattttaagtagtattttaaaatgacccttaaaatttgattttacttattcattaatataatagtaacgacaatttaaaaatgaatatcgagctataattttaatatcgtGCTATATGGATAAAAGATTACTTTGATTTCGTAAACAAACGAAAAATCGGTAAaacttaaaatcattttaggcataaaatttatttgtaataaatgttaaaaaaaaaattttttggatagatgttgaattttttttcttttaaaattgttattggaAACTGTTGCCCACGCATCCATTGTTGTTGGTAAAGTttcttataaagttttattattgtgGCTCAGTTGATGATTTTTGAACCGGAATGCAATAAACCATGACTTCGATCCTCACCAGgatataccaaaaatattagaattgtTTAGACAAAGTAAGTAAATGCTAGTCATCTCGGTCAGTAAAATGCAACCTTGTCGAAAATCTTACTATCAATAGAAGAATGAATATTAGTTTGCAAAATAGCTCCAGGTTTCGTGAGAAATTTCTCTAAAGCTTAAAAAAGGGATGGTGATAAACCCAATAAACCTGAAAGGAATCTGATCTACAAATCCACGACAGTAATTACGTTAAATTAGTTCTGAccgtacaatatttttataacttggcCCCTTAAATAGATTATGATGTATCTCCAATACAATACGTCTCTATACTCGGATACTTTTTCAGGCAAGAAAGAATATGGAAGGTCAAGCCTAAACGAACAATTGTAAATATAAGAGTGTCAATACACACCACGCTTTGATACAGGGAACAATGTAGAGCGCAATTCTGCAGAAAAGTGTGCTTAATTTCCTCCGTTTTTTCCTGCAGGGAAGAATTAAATTTCTCTTCATTCATttctcttaaaaatgaaaattatcatatttattataaaaattactatttagtattcaataaatacatattatcaaacatattaatcaaaaatatttacatatttttcataattcatataaactttttttttatcattggataaaattatatatgattcGATATATACTTGTAACAAATTGTCAACGACCATACTATGTTAAAAACACTGATTCTCGTCCCATTCTTAGTCTATTAGCTGTGCTGAATAGacgtattatttaaattattacaaattaaatatatacattctgTTGCATAAAGTAATAAACCGACACAAACATAAACAACACTTTCAAACTTGTTTctcaattgaaataattaaataaaagtgaacAGTATTAGTGAGCGTACCACAACGGGCAAAAAGAGGGGGCGACCTGGTCGCTCACCTGCAACCAGCAAATTACTGAAGGTCCAATTGGAGGaccaaaaaaaacacacaacaacaacaacaaaatccTGAAAAGGAAAATGAAGCTATCGACACATGCGAGGATACAACAAAAACAATGAGTGACCGTGACAGTGCAGTTGCCGGTCCGAGTACCAATAATAGTGAAGTGATAATTAAAACTAACTTCACTAAAGACATTGTGCAGGTGCCAACAAAAAATAGATTTGCCCCTCTGGACAAAAATCCAAGCGGAAACGACGACGACAACCAAAGTGAGGATGACGAAGAGACAccccaaaataataatatctctaAAAAATCAAAGCCTCCTCCGATTGTTATCCACGGAGTCCCCACAAACCACAAGGACTTTATCGAGGAGCTAAACCAAACAATCAAAAAAGGATACCACATTAAATATACGCTGAAGAAAACAAACCTCTTCATACATGACACagctgaatataaaaaatatgtagctGCATTAGACGAAAGTGGGAAGGAGTTTCATACCTTCACAGTAAAGGAAGAAAAGCACcatgcttttgtactgatggggCTCCCCCGCGATGTGAGCGAAACAGATATAAAAACAGACATTGCAATTAAACACAACTTAAAATTCATTAACGTGTACAAAATGAGGAACACACGTAGATCCATGTACCTCGTTATCATGGatcaaaaaataacagaaaaacaTTTAACACAACATGTACGTTTTGTCTATAGCACAAAGGTCACAGGGGAGAGACACCGCAATTCAAGGGGCATTATCCAATGCCACAGATGCCAGCAGTTTTCTCACGCCATAAGCAACTGTAGAGCCAAGCCAATATGCTTAAAGTGCGCTGGCCCACATTGGACCAAagacatattatattattatacaaatactcAAACGACAATAACATAATTATACTCAACACAGAGAATCCTACACACTACCCTACAAACGGAATGACACCCACTTTCATTGACCTGGTCATAACATGACacagaaaacaaaaatgttaccaACATAACTGACCCTGTATCCATCCCTGAACTGCCTTCAGATCACAACCCGGTGCTGTTCAATatcttaatcaatttaaaagaatgttccCAACGGGTGGTCACTTCATACAAATCTACCGATTGGACAGAGTTTAAAAGAACATTAAacgcaaaaataacaattaacaataaaataaactctGTTCAAGACGTAGATAGAACGCTTGAAGTGTTCACTCAAGCCCTGGCAGAAACGAAAAGTTTGCACAGTAAACGGGTTGTGATAAATGATAACAGATACACACCTGATGATGAAATAAAGAGACTCATCAGAGATCGAAACGCGATGAGGAAATTGTATCAAAAGAGATATCTACCAACCCTCAAAAAAGACATTAACAAACTAAATTCAACCATCAGGAAAAAGTTTAAATCAAAGGTCAATGAACAATGGGAAAAAACCCTTGAGGATTTACGACCCGGGGATAAAGCAATGTGGAGAATATCAAAAGCATTCAAAAAACCTACATGCTCTATCCCCACACTGACAAAAGACGACAAAAACTATATGACAGACAGAGACAAAGCCGACATTATAAGCCAAACACTAGAGGAAGTCCAGACAAACGAACGAACTACTCCTCTAGAAGacgaaatacaaaaaacaataaaaaactattttcaaacaCCAATAAATTTCCAAATTGACAGAGTCAAGCTAACCTCCCCCGCAGAAATAAGAGGTATAATTAAACATCTACCCAACAATAAAGCACCAGGGCATAACGggatagataataaaataattaaaaacttttacccCTACCTAAGCCTAACAAGGACACCAGTGACCCAAATAACTATCGCCCGATCAGTCTCTTAAGTATGTTGTCCAAGATTACTGAGAAGGTTATCTTGGGAAGAATTAAcaaattcaacaaaaacaacaatattatcATCAATGAACAGTTCGGGTTCAGAAGTGGCCACAGCACAAGCATGCAAGTGGCAAGAATCGTTAATGacattataacaaattttaacaaaaacaatgtCACAGCTGTGGCCCTTCTGGATATTGAAAAGGCGTTTGACACCGTGTTCATTGATGGTATaatctataaattaataaaatacaacttCCCAAGATACCTGGTCACACTATTGGCCAACTACCTAAGGGACAGATCATTTAaggttaaaataaacaatacccTGTCTACGAGTAGGTACCCAAAAGCTGGTGTACCCCAGGGTTCGGTGCTCGGGCCagcactttttaattattttattaacgacATCCCACAATtcccaaaaacaaaaacagccAACTACGCGGATGACACGGCCATATACACACATTCCTTTAACGCACAGGTCGCAACTAAGCAAATTCAGATACACATGAACATGATACTGAAGTTTGCCAGggattggaaaattaaaataaataacttaaaaactgaatatattatattcagtaAGAAGTTTACAAACATCAAAATCCACGATCCTCTGAAAGTCGATGGAATAATAATCAACCCTGCCAAACATTCGGTAAAATACTTAGGTGTATATATGGACAAGACTATGTCATTTGCTCCACATATTAGccat is drawn from Chrysoperla carnea chromosome X, inChrCarn1.1, whole genome shotgun sequence and contains these coding sequences:
- the LOC123302367 gene encoding uncharacterized protein LOC123302367 → MEKLQFEFKVVAAEGGKSNVLAITSISTQDNKKYYIPEEESDVYKHELLVATSNFVKIKKSLKKRHQTRNIWITLTKEMKDQYFDEDGNLQFNDQYLEEVNTLNENPMVQNDSLSALLEKIFENTQKSEEKKVSSIIKEFTVEKFNSKTTNANQWINEFEKECAKFEIEQDRKKIDALKFFLDKPYLNWYSNTMLKLPTDAEWNDWKKNFCETFANKGWSPIRFAFHYKYQIGNLVDYAIKKEKLLLEVRKDIDIGTLIDLIAIGLPNFIADKIDRETIESTEELCNELGKLEHCVLKKTTNKIPSTYDNQKKVPCKICKDNGKGNRFHPENKCWFNRDEHKLENTSLLDVVEFQEKKN